The proteins below come from a single Serratia ficaria genomic window:
- the selA gene encoding L-seryl-tRNA(Sec) selenium transferase has product MSTESHLLYSQLPAIDRLLREPAIEPLVAQHGQTLISELLRRLQAQARDAIQQQQRLPAWCADWPLALRAELARQQRPALLPVFNLSGTVLHTNLGRALLAQPAIASVADAMGAAVTLEYDLDGAGRGHRDRAVADLLCRLTGAEDACIVNNNAAAVLLMLAAVAPGKQVVVSRGELVEIGGAFRIPDVMRQAGCQLVEVGTTNRTHLKDYRNAIGEQTGLLMKVHTSNYSIQGFTAAVDEAALAQLGAEQGIPTATDLGSGSLIDMAQYGLPAEPMPQRLLAAGVDLVTFSGDKLLGGPQAGIIVGKKALIARLQQHPLKRALRVGKITLAALEATLRLYLQPELLAQRLPTLRLLTRPQRAMQDMAERLLPALAPRYGEHFQLRAEACWSQIGSGSLPVDRLPSYALTFTPLDGRGATLEALAERWRRLPQPVIGRIGEGRLWLDLRCLEQEGALIEALSA; this is encoded by the coding sequence ATGAGCACTGAATCCCACCTTCTTTACAGCCAGCTACCCGCTATCGATCGCCTATTGCGCGAACCGGCGATCGAACCGCTGGTGGCGCAGCACGGCCAGACGCTGATTAGCGAACTGCTGCGCCGGCTGCAGGCGCAGGCGCGTGATGCCATCCAGCAGCAGCAGCGGTTGCCGGCCTGGTGCGCCGACTGGCCGCTGGCGCTGCGCGCCGAGCTGGCCCGGCAACAACGCCCGGCGCTGCTGCCGGTGTTCAACCTCAGCGGCACGGTGCTGCATACCAACCTTGGCCGCGCGCTGCTGGCGCAGCCGGCGATCGCGTCGGTGGCCGACGCCATGGGCGCGGCGGTGACGCTGGAATACGATCTGGACGGCGCCGGCCGCGGCCACCGCGATCGGGCGGTGGCGGACCTGCTGTGCCGGCTGACCGGCGCCGAAGACGCCTGCATCGTCAATAACAACGCGGCGGCGGTGCTGCTGATGCTGGCGGCCGTCGCGCCCGGCAAGCAGGTGGTGGTGTCGCGCGGCGAACTGGTGGAGATCGGCGGCGCGTTCCGCATCCCCGACGTGATGCGTCAGGCGGGCTGCCAGCTGGTGGAGGTCGGCACCACCAACCGCACCCACCTGAAAGATTACCGCAACGCCATCGGCGAGCAGACCGGGCTGCTGATGAAGGTGCATACCAGCAACTACAGCATTCAGGGTTTCACCGCGGCGGTGGATGAGGCGGCGCTGGCGCAGCTTGGGGCGGAGCAGGGCATCCCGACCGCCACCGATCTGGGCAGCGGCTCGCTGATCGACATGGCGCAATACGGCCTGCCGGCCGAACCTATGCCGCAGCGGCTGCTGGCCGCCGGCGTCGACCTGGTGACCTTCTCCGGCGACAAGCTGCTGGGCGGCCCGCAGGCCGGCATCATCGTCGGCAAAAAGGCGCTGATCGCCCGCCTGCAGCAGCATCCGCTCAAACGCGCGCTGCGCGTCGGCAAAATAACCCTGGCGGCGCTGGAAGCCACGCTGCGGCTGTACCTGCAGCCGGAACTGTTGGCGCAACGGCTGCCGACGCTGCGGCTGCTGACCCGCCCGCAGCGGGCGATGCAGGACATGGCAGAACGCCTGTTGCCGGCGCTGGCGCCGCGCTACGGCGAGCATTTCCAGCTGCGCGCCGAAGCCTGCTGGTCGCAGATCGGCAGCGGCTCGCTGCCGGTCGATCGCCTGCCAAGCTATGCCCTGACCTTTACCCCGCTCGACGGCCGCGGCGCCACGCTGGAAGCGCTGGCGGAACGCTGGCGCCGCCTGCCGCAGCCGGTGATCGGCCGCATCGGCGAAGGCAGGCTGTGGCTGGATCTGCGCTGTCTGGAACAGGAAGGCGCGTTGATTGAGGCGCTGAGCGCATGA
- the fdxH gene encoding formate dehydrogenase subunit beta, which translates to MAMQSQDIIRKSATNGFTPAPRARDHQEEVAKLIDVTTCIGCKACQVACSEWNDIRDEVGHNVGVYDNPADLTAKSWTVMRFSEVEENGKLEWLIRKDGCMHCADPGCLKACPSEGAIIQYANGIVDFQSEHCIGCGYCIAGCPFDVPRMNKDDNRVYKCTLCVDRVDVGQEPACVKTCPTGAIHFGTKEAMKQVAAERVSELNTRGYQNAGLYDPAGVGGTHVMYVLHHADKPQLYHGLPDNPSISPAVTFWKGVWKPLAAIGFAATFAASVFHYVGVGPNRVEEEDHDELHDEETRK; encoded by the coding sequence ATGGCAATGCAATCCCAGGACATCATTCGTAAATCCGCCACCAATGGCTTCACGCCGGCGCCGCGCGCCCGTGATCACCAGGAAGAAGTGGCCAAACTGATCGATGTCACCACCTGTATCGGCTGCAAGGCCTGTCAGGTAGCCTGTTCCGAATGGAACGACATTCGCGACGAGGTCGGGCACAACGTCGGGGTGTACGACAACCCCGCCGATCTGACCGCCAAATCCTGGACGGTGATGCGCTTCTCCGAAGTGGAGGAAAACGGCAAGCTGGAGTGGCTGATCCGCAAGGACGGCTGCATGCACTGCGCCGACCCGGGCTGCCTGAAGGCCTGCCCGTCGGAAGGGGCGATCATCCAGTACGCCAACGGCATCGTCGACTTCCAGTCGGAGCACTGCATCGGCTGCGGCTACTGCATCGCCGGTTGCCCGTTCGACGTGCCGCGCATGAACAAGGACGACAACCGGGTGTACAAGTGTACCCTGTGCGTCGACCGCGTGGACGTCGGCCAGGAGCCGGCCTGCGTGAAAACCTGCCCGACCGGCGCCATTCATTTCGGCACCAAGGAAGCGATGAAACAGGTGGCCGCCGAACGCGTCAGCGAGCTGAATACCCGCGGCTATCAGAACGCCGGTCTGTACGATCCGGCGGGGGTGGGCGGCACCCACGTGATGTACGTGCTGCACCACGCCGACAAGCCGCAGCTGTATCACGGCTTGCCGGATAACCCGAGCATCAGCCCGGCGGTGACCTTCTGGAAAGGCGTGTGGAAACCCCTGGCGGCCATCGGCTTTGCCGCCACCTTCGCAGCCAGCGTGTTCCACTATGTCGGCGTCGGCCCCAACCGCGTCGAAGAGGAAGACCACGACGAGCTGCACGATGAGGAGACGCGCAAATGA
- the fdoI gene encoding formate dehydrogenase cytochrome b556 subunit — MRKEKRIQRYSAPERINHWIVAFCFVFAAISGLGFFFPSFNWLMNILGTPQLARILHPFVGVIMFAAFLIMFLRYWKHNLINREDILWAKNIHKIAMNEEVGDTGRYNFGQKCVFWAAIVSLVLLLASGVVIWRPYFAPSFPIPLIRIALLVHSLAAVGLIIVIMVHIYAALWVKGTITAMVEGWVPAAWAKKHHPRWYREVREKQQEDKP; from the coding sequence ATGAGAAAGGAAAAGCGCATTCAGCGTTACAGCGCGCCGGAGCGGATCAACCACTGGATCGTGGCGTTCTGCTTCGTGTTCGCCGCCATCAGCGGGCTGGGGTTCTTTTTCCCGTCCTTCAACTGGCTGATGAACATCCTGGGTACGCCGCAGCTGGCGCGCATTCTGCACCCCTTCGTCGGGGTGATCATGTTTGCGGCCTTTCTGATCATGTTCCTGCGCTACTGGAAGCATAATCTGATCAACCGCGAGGATATCCTCTGGGCCAAAAACATCCACAAAATCGCCATGAACGAAGAAGTGGGCGACACCGGGCGCTATAATTTCGGCCAGAAATGCGTATTCTGGGCGGCAATCGTCAGCCTGGTGCTGCTGCTGGCCAGCGGCGTGGTGATCTGGCGGCCGTACTTCGCGCCGTCGTTCCCGATACCGCTGATCCGCATCGCGCTGCTGGTGCATTCGCTGGCCGCGGTCGGCCTGATCATCGTGATTATGGTGCACATTTACGCCGCGCTGTGGGTAAAGGGCACCATTACCGCGATGGTCGAAGGCTGGGTGCCGGCGGCCTGGGCCAAGAAACATCATCCGCGCTGGTACCGTGAGGTCCGCGAGAAACAACAGGAAGACAAACCCTGA
- a CDS encoding DcrB-related protein gives MLKTIAKFTAVAVLAIGLAACDNQDDAKPEVPKPDTKPTVTQPAPPAVETPAPPPGLSVSLQKGRLTFELPAGFSDQTQNSGIINDSTSTIQRFLDGKSRQSAVSSEVIPPDGMKLNSSDKMLKELTQSMLTELAGRYQNIQTTKEDNFTVGKQKFRRVDTEQSINGQKVMSTIMLTVFNKRVVTLQMLSPAKTPEVHQALVQRIIDTLAVK, from the coding sequence ATGTTGAAGACCATTGCAAAATTTACCGCGGTCGCCGTGCTGGCGATCGGGCTGGCGGCCTGCGACAACCAGGACGACGCCAAGCCCGAGGTGCCGAAGCCCGATACCAAACCGACCGTGACGCAGCCTGCGCCGCCGGCGGTGGAAACCCCGGCGCCGCCGCCCGGGCTGAGCGTTTCGCTGCAAAAGGGCCGGCTGACCTTCGAGCTGCCGGCGGGTTTTAGCGATCAGACTCAAAACAGCGGCATCATCAACGACAGCACCTCCACCATTCAGCGGTTCCTCGACGGCAAATCGCGCCAGAGCGCGGTGTCTTCAGAAGTCATTCCGCCGGACGGCATGAAGCTCAATTCCAGCGATAAAATGCTGAAAGAGCTGACGCAGAGCATGCTGACCGAGCTGGCCGGGCGCTACCAGAATATCCAGACCACCAAAGAAGACAACTTCACCGTCGGCAAACAGAAATTTCGCCGGGTGGATACCGAACAGAGCATCAACGGACAGAAGGTGATGTCCACCATTATGCTGACGGTGTTCAACAAGCGGGTGGTGACGCTGCAAATGCTGTCGCCGGCCAAAACGCCGGAGGTGCATCAGGCGTTGGTGCAGCGGATTATCGACACCCTGGCGGTGAAATAA
- the fdnG gene encoding formate dehydrogenase-N subunit alpha has translation MQVSRRQFFKICAGGMAGTTVAALGFAPEVALAETRQYKLLRARETRNTCTYCSVGCGLLMYSLGDGAKNAKESIFHIEGDPDHPVNRGALCPKGAGLVDFIHSESRLKYPEYRAPGSDKWQRISWDDAFTRIATLMKEDRDANFVKTNEQGVTVNRWLSTGMLCASAASNETGYLSQKFSRALGMLAVDNQARVUHGPTVASLAPTFGRGAMTNHWVDIKNANLIIVMGGNAAEAHPVGFRWAMEAKIHNKAKLIVIDPRFTRTASVADFYTPIRSGTDIAFLSGVLLYLMTNNKINREYVEAYTNASLLVREDFAFDDGLFSGYDAENRQYDKTTWNYQFDENGYAKRDVTLQDPRCVWNLLKQHVSRYTPEVVTNICGTPKDDFLQVCEYIAETCVADKTASFLYALGWTQHSVGAQNIRTMAMIQLLLGNMGMAGGGVNALRGHSNIQGLTDLGLLSQSLPGYMTLPSEKQTDLDTYLKANTPKALLPGQVNYWGNYPKFFVSMMKSFYGDKAQKDNDWGFDWLPKWDKGYDVLQYFEMMSQGKVNGYFCQGFNPVASFPNKNKVVASLSRLKFLVTIDPLNTETSNFWQNHGEFNDVDPSAIQTEVFRLPSTCFAEENGSIVNSGRWLQWHWKGADAPGEALNDGEILAGIFTRLREMYARDGGAVPEQVLNMTWDYLTPDNPAAEEVAQESNGKALADLLDADGKVLVKKGEQLSSFAQLRDDGTTASGCWIFAGSWTPAGNQMARRDNADPSGLGNTLGWAWAWPLNRRILYNRASADPQGKPWDAKRQLLEWDGAKWAGVDIPDYGTAAPGSDVGPFIMQPEGMGRLFATDKMAEGPFPEHYEPFETPLGTNPLHPNVVSNPAARVFKDDLAAMGKSDKFPYVGTTYRLTEHFHYWTKHALLNAIAQPEQFVEIGEKLAQKIGIQHGDTVKVSSNRGYIKAKAVVTKRIRTLQVHGQEVDTIGIPIHWGYEGVAKKGFIANTLTPFVGDANTQTPEFKAFLVNVEKV, from the coding sequence ATGCAGGTCAGCAGAAGGCAGTTCTTTAAGATCTGCGCTGGCGGTATGGCAGGAACGACGGTGGCCGCGCTGGGCTTTGCCCCGGAAGTGGCGTTGGCGGAGACCCGGCAGTACAAGCTGCTGCGCGCCCGTGAAACCCGTAATACCTGTACGTATTGTTCCGTCGGCTGTGGGCTGTTGATGTACAGCCTTGGCGATGGCGCCAAAAACGCCAAAGAAAGCATTTTTCACATCGAAGGGGACCCGGATCACCCGGTAAACCGCGGCGCGCTTTGCCCGAAAGGCGCCGGCCTGGTTGATTTCATCCACAGTGAAAGCCGCCTCAAGTACCCGGAATACCGTGCGCCAGGCTCAGACAAATGGCAGCGCATCAGCTGGGACGACGCCTTCACCCGCATCGCCACGCTGATGAAGGAAGACCGCGACGCCAACTTCGTCAAAACCAACGAACAGGGCGTTACCGTCAACCGTTGGCTGAGCACCGGCATGCTGTGCGCCTCGGCCGCCAGCAACGAAACCGGTTATCTGTCGCAAAAATTTAGTCGCGCTCTCGGCATGCTTGCCGTAGACAACCAGGCGCGTGTCTGACACGGACCAACGGTAGCAAGTCTTGCTCCAACATTTGGTCGCGGTGCGATGACCAACCACTGGGTTGATATCAAGAACGCGAATCTGATTATCGTCATGGGCGGTAATGCGGCGGAAGCGCATCCGGTGGGGTTCCGCTGGGCGATGGAAGCCAAAATTCACAATAAAGCCAAGCTGATCGTCATCGATCCGCGCTTTACCCGTACCGCATCGGTGGCGGATTTTTACACGCCAATCCGTTCCGGGACCGACATCGCTTTCCTGTCGGGCGTCCTGCTGTACCTGATGACCAACAACAAGATCAACCGCGAGTACGTCGAGGCCTATACCAACGCCAGCCTGCTGGTGCGGGAAGACTTTGCCTTCGACGACGGCCTGTTCAGCGGCTACGACGCGGAAAACCGCCAATACGACAAAACCACCTGGAACTATCAGTTCGACGAGAACGGCTACGCCAAGCGCGACGTCACGCTGCAGGATCCGCGCTGCGTGTGGAACCTGCTCAAGCAGCACGTCAGCCGCTACACGCCGGAGGTGGTGACCAACATTTGCGGCACGCCGAAGGACGATTTCCTGCAGGTGTGCGAATACATCGCCGAAACCTGCGTGGCGGATAAAACCGCGTCGTTCCTGTACGCCCTGGGCTGGACACAGCACTCGGTCGGCGCGCAGAACATCCGCACCATGGCGATGATCCAGCTGCTGCTCGGCAACATGGGCATGGCGGGCGGCGGCGTCAACGCGCTGCGCGGCCACTCCAACATTCAGGGGCTGACCGATCTGGGCCTGCTGTCGCAGAGCCTGCCGGGCTACATGACGCTGCCGTCGGAGAAGCAGACGGATCTCGACACCTATCTGAAGGCCAACACGCCGAAGGCGCTGCTGCCGGGCCAGGTGAACTACTGGGGCAACTACCCGAAATTCTTCGTCAGCATGATGAAGAGCTTCTACGGCGACAAGGCGCAGAAGGACAACGACTGGGGCTTCGACTGGCTGCCGAAGTGGGACAAAGGCTACGACGTGCTGCAGTACTTCGAGATGATGTCGCAAGGCAAGGTCAACGGCTACTTCTGCCAGGGCTTCAACCCGGTGGCCTCGTTCCCGAACAAGAACAAGGTGGTGGCGTCGCTGTCCAGGCTGAAGTTCCTGGTGACCATCGATCCGCTGAACACCGAGACCTCCAACTTCTGGCAGAACCACGGCGAGTTCAACGACGTCGACCCGTCGGCGATCCAGACCGAAGTGTTCCGCCTGCCGTCCACCTGCTTTGCCGAAGAAAACGGCTCCATCGTCAACTCCGGCCGCTGGCTGCAGTGGCACTGGAAGGGCGCCGACGCCCCGGGCGAAGCGCTGAACGACGGGGAAATCCTGGCGGGCATCTTCACCCGCCTGCGCGAGATGTACGCGCGCGACGGCGGTGCGGTGCCGGAACAGGTGCTGAACATGACCTGGGATTACCTGACGCCGGACAACCCCGCCGCCGAAGAAGTGGCGCAGGAAAGCAACGGCAAGGCGCTGGCGGACCTGCTCGACGCCGACGGCAAGGTGCTGGTGAAAAAAGGCGAGCAGCTCAGCTCCTTCGCTCAGCTGCGCGACGACGGCACCACCGCCAGCGGCTGCTGGATCTTCGCCGGCAGCTGGACGCCGGCCGGCAACCAGATGGCGCGGCGCGACAATGCCGATCCGTCCGGCCTCGGCAATACGCTGGGCTGGGCCTGGGCCTGGCCGCTCAACCGCCGCATCCTGTATAACCGCGCCTCGGCCGATCCGCAGGGCAAACCATGGGACGCCAAGCGGCAGCTGCTGGAGTGGGACGGCGCCAAGTGGGCCGGGGTGGATATCCCGGACTACGGCACCGCCGCGCCGGGCAGCGACGTCGGGCCGTTCATCATGCAGCCCGAGGGCATGGGCCGGCTGTTCGCCACCGACAAGATGGCGGAAGGGCCGTTCCCGGAGCACTACGAGCCGTTCGAAACGCCGCTCGGCACCAACCCGCTGCACCCGAACGTGGTGTCCAACCCGGCGGCGCGCGTGTTCAAGGACGATCTGGCGGCGATGGGCAAATCCGACAAGTTCCCGTACGTCGGCACCACCTATCGTCTGACCGAACACTTCCACTACTGGACCAAGCACGCGCTGCTCAACGCCATCGCGCAGCCGGAACAGTTCGTGGAGATCGGCGAAAAGCTGGCGCAGAAGATAGGCATCCAGCACGGCGATACCGTGAAGGTCAGCTCCAACCGCGGCTACATCAAGGCCAAGGCGGTGGTGACCAAGCGCATCCGCACGCTGCAGGTGCACGGCCAGGAGGTCGACACCATCGGCATCCCGATCCACTGGGGTTACGAAGGGGTGGCGAAGAAAGGCTTTATCGCCAATACGCTGACGCCGTTTGTCGGCGATGCCAACACGCAAACGCCGGAGTTCAAGGCGTTCCTGGTCAACGTGGAAAAGGTGTAA
- a CDS encoding glutathione S-transferase, which produces MKLIGSYTSPFVRKISVLLLEKGIAFEFVNDPPYEAGSRVAELNPLAKVPVLVTDDGEVFYDSPVVAEYLELLAVAPAFLPADRAAALRIRQIEALADGVTEAAATLFRESKRAPEKQDENWILRQRDKLSHGLDALEKLAQEKTLLNAERLTLADIATGCALGYLNFRRILPNWCVERPALVKLAERLFARQSFARTLPP; this is translated from the coding sequence ATGAAGCTTATCGGCAGTTACACCAGTCCTTTTGTGCGCAAGATCTCCGTGCTGCTGCTGGAGAAGGGGATCGCGTTCGAGTTCGTCAACGATCCGCCGTATGAAGCGGGCAGCCGGGTGGCGGAGCTGAATCCGCTCGCCAAGGTGCCGGTGCTGGTGACCGACGACGGCGAGGTGTTTTACGACTCGCCGGTGGTGGCCGAGTATCTGGAACTGCTGGCGGTGGCGCCGGCGTTTTTGCCCGCCGATCGCGCCGCGGCGCTGCGTATCCGCCAGATTGAAGCGCTGGCCGACGGCGTCACCGAGGCGGCCGCCACGCTGTTCCGCGAAAGCAAACGCGCGCCGGAAAAGCAGGATGAAAACTGGATCCTGCGCCAGCGCGACAAACTGTCGCACGGGCTGGACGCGCTGGAAAAGCTGGCGCAGGAAAAAACGCTGCTGAACGCCGAACGGCTGACGCTGGCGGATATCGCCACCGGCTGCGCGCTGGGCTACCTGAACTTCCGCCGCATTCTGCCCAACTGGTGCGTCGAACGCCCGGCGCTGGTCAAACTGGCCGAACGCCTGTTCGCCCGCCAAAGCTTTGCCCGCACGCTGCCCCCCTGA
- the sodA gene encoding superoxide dismutase [Mn] — MSYSLPSLPYAYDALEPHFDKQTMEIHHTKHHQTYVNNANTVLEAYPELAQYGVEELIQDLDKVPADKRTFMRNNAGGHANHSFFWKNLKTGTTLGGDLKAAIERDFGSVEKFQEEFEKAAATRFGSGWAWLVLKGDKLAVVSTANQDSPLMGEAVAGASGFPIIGLDVWEHAYYLKYQNKRPDYIKAFWNVVNWDEAAARFAAKK, encoded by the coding sequence ATGAGTTATTCACTGCCATCCCTGCCGTACGCCTACGACGCACTGGAACCGCATTTCGACAAGCAGACGATGGAAATCCATCACACCAAACACCATCAGACTTACGTCAACAACGCCAACACCGTGCTGGAAGCTTACCCGGAACTGGCTCAATACGGCGTTGAAGAACTGATCCAGGATCTGGATAAAGTGCCTGCCGACAAGCGCACCTTCATGCGCAACAACGCCGGCGGCCACGCCAACCACAGCTTCTTCTGGAAAAACCTGAAAACCGGCACCACCCTGGGCGGCGATCTGAAAGCGGCCATCGAGCGCGATTTCGGCAGCGTTGAGAAATTCCAGGAAGAGTTCGAGAAGGCGGCGGCCACCCGCTTCGGTTCAGGCTGGGCCTGGCTGGTGCTGAAAGGCGACAAACTGGCCGTGGTGTCTACCGCCAACCAGGACAGCCCGCTGATGGGCGAAGCCGTTGCCGGCGCTTCAGGCTTCCCGATCATTGGCCTGGACGTGTGGGAACACGCTTACTACCTGAAATACCAGAACAAACGCCCAGACTACATCAAGGCATTCTGGAACGTGGTTAACTGGGACGAGGCCGCAGCGCGCTTCGCCGCGAAGAAGTAA
- the fdhE gene encoding formate dehydrogenase accessory protein FdhE gives MSIRIVPKEQLGAQREKSTTAETIPPLLFANLKSLYSRRAERLRQLATDNPLGDYLNFAAQLAEAQHHALHDNPLQLDLTEVLQQGAASGKPPLDLSVYPRSEHWRRLLTSLIAELRPQAPEPILAVLDNLEKASAHELELMADALLNREFSRVGSEKAPFIWAALSLYWAQMASLIPGKARAEYGEHRQFCPVCGSIPVASMVHIGTVNGLRYLHCNLCESEWHVVRVKCSNCEQTRDLNYWSLDSEQAAVKAESCGDCGTYLKILYQEKDPKVEAVADDLASLVLDARMEDEGFGRSSINPFLFPAE, from the coding sequence ATGAGCATCCGCATCGTTCCTAAAGAGCAGTTAGGGGCACAGCGCGAGAAGTCCACAACGGCGGAGACCATCCCGCCGTTGCTTTTCGCCAATCTGAAAAGCCTGTACAGCCGCCGGGCGGAACGTCTGCGTCAGCTGGCGACCGACAACCCGCTGGGCGACTATCTCAACTTCGCCGCCCAGCTGGCCGAAGCGCAGCACCATGCGCTGCACGACAACCCGCTGCAGCTGGATCTGACCGAAGTTCTGCAGCAGGGCGCCGCCAGCGGCAAGCCGCCGCTCGATCTGAGCGTTTACCCGCGCAGCGAACACTGGCGGCGGCTGCTCACCTCGCTGATAGCCGAGCTGCGCCCGCAGGCGCCGGAGCCTATTCTGGCGGTGCTGGACAACCTGGAAAAAGCCTCGGCGCACGAGCTGGAGCTGATGGCCGACGCCTTGCTCAACCGCGAATTCAGCCGGGTGGGCAGCGAGAAAGCGCCGTTTATCTGGGCCGCGCTGTCGCTTTACTGGGCGCAGATGGCCAGCCTGATCCCCGGCAAGGCGCGCGCCGAGTACGGCGAACACCGCCAATTCTGCCCGGTGTGCGGCAGCATTCCGGTCGCCAGCATGGTGCATATCGGCACGGTTAACGGCCTGCGCTACCTGCATTGCAACCTGTGCGAAAGCGAATGGCACGTGGTGCGGGTGAAGTGCAGCAACTGCGAGCAGACCCGCGATCTCAACTACTGGTCGCTGGACAGCGAACAGGCGGCGGTGAAGGCGGAAAGCTGCGGCGACTGCGGCACCTACCTGAAAATCCTGTACCAGGAAAAAGATCCCAAGGTGGAGGCGGTGGCCGACGATCTGGCGTCGCTGGTGCTGGACGCCAGGATGGAGGACGAAGGCTTCGGCCGCAGCAGCATTAACCCGTTCCTGTTCCCGGCGGAGTGA
- the selB gene encoding selenocysteine-specific translation elongation factor encodes MIIATAGHVDHGKTTLLQAISGINADRLPEEKRRGMTLDLGYAYWPQPDGRVLGFIDVPGHEKFLANMLAGVGGIDHALLVVACDDGVMAQTREHLAILRLSGRPALTVALTKADRVEATRIDEVRRQVNDELARQGWPGAPLFVTAAAEGRGIAALREHLLALRPGEHGVTRRFRLAVDRAFSVKGAGLVVTGTALGGRVAVGDTLWLTGADTPVRVRGLHAQNQAVERAQAGQRIALNLSGDVGKEQITRGDWLLAQRPPQSAERILVALEADAPIRHWQPLHLHHAASHITGRLSLLNGGLAELILDRPLWLAENDRLVLRDIGARQTLGAARVLRLAAPKRGKRQPEFLAWLQALAQAADDAQALRLLLPQGPLSLAAFAWARQLTDAGLAELLSEPPLLVVGDHGLALDNVRQAESRLLQVLAEYHQQHADQLGLGRARLRRMALPALDEALVFMMIDRLLKAGALRNTRGWLHLPEHGLAFSAEEAPLWQRIEPLFGDQAWWVRDLAAELGADEARVRALLRKAAQLGHVTAVVVDRYYLSRRIEQFAALIRQLDAEQGSANAADFRDRLGVGRKLAIQVLEFFDRSGFTRRKGNQHLLRDRGLFGG; translated from the coding sequence ATGATAATCGCCACCGCCGGCCACGTCGATCACGGCAAAACCACCCTGCTGCAGGCGATCTCGGGGATCAACGCGGATCGTCTGCCGGAGGAGAAGCGCCGCGGCATGACCCTCGATCTGGGCTACGCCTATTGGCCGCAGCCCGACGGCCGGGTATTGGGCTTTATCGACGTGCCCGGCCACGAGAAGTTTCTCGCCAATATGCTGGCGGGCGTCGGCGGCATCGACCATGCGCTGCTGGTGGTGGCCTGCGACGACGGCGTGATGGCGCAGACCCGCGAACATCTGGCGATCCTGCGGTTGAGCGGCCGCCCGGCGCTGACGGTGGCCCTGACCAAGGCGGACCGGGTGGAGGCGACGCGCATCGACGAAGTGCGCCGGCAGGTAAATGACGAGCTGGCCCGCCAGGGGTGGCCCGGGGCGCCGCTGTTTGTCACCGCCGCCGCCGAGGGGCGCGGCATTGCCGCGCTGCGCGAGCATCTGCTGGCGCTGCGGCCCGGCGAACATGGGGTGACGCGCCGGTTTCGCCTGGCGGTGGACCGCGCCTTCAGCGTCAAGGGCGCCGGGCTGGTGGTGACCGGCACCGCGCTCGGCGGCCGGGTGGCGGTGGGCGATACGCTGTGGCTGACCGGCGCGGATACGCCGGTGCGGGTGCGCGGCCTGCACGCCCAGAATCAGGCGGTCGAGCGAGCGCAGGCCGGTCAACGCATAGCGCTGAACCTCAGCGGCGACGTCGGCAAAGAACAGATTACCCGCGGTGACTGGCTGCTGGCGCAGCGGCCGCCGCAGTCGGCAGAACGCATTCTGGTCGCGCTGGAAGCCGATGCGCCGATCCGCCATTGGCAGCCGCTGCATCTGCATCATGCCGCCAGCCACATTACCGGGCGGCTCTCACTATTGAACGGCGGCCTGGCGGAGCTGATCCTCGATCGTCCGCTGTGGCTGGCGGAAAACGATCGGCTGGTGCTGCGCGATATCGGCGCGCGCCAGACGCTGGGCGCCGCCCGGGTGCTGCGCCTGGCGGCGCCAAAGCGCGGCAAGCGGCAGCCGGAGTTTCTGGCCTGGCTGCAGGCGCTGGCGCAGGCCGCGGACGATGCCCAGGCGCTGCGGCTGCTGCTGCCCCAGGGGCCGCTGTCGCTGGCGGCGTTCGCCTGGGCGCGCCAGCTGACCGACGCCGGGCTGGCTGAATTGCTGTCGGAGCCGCCGCTGCTGGTGGTCGGTGACCATGGGCTGGCGCTGGACAACGTGCGGCAGGCCGAAAGCCGCCTGCTGCAGGTGCTGGCGGAGTACCATCAACAGCACGCCGATCAGCTGGGGTTGGGGCGTGCGCGTCTGCGGCGCATGGCGCTGCCGGCGCTGGACGAGGCGCTGGTGTTTATGATGATCGATAGGCTGCTGAAGGCCGGTGCGCTGCGCAATACGCGCGGCTGGCTGCATCTGCCGGAGCATGGCCTGGCGTTCAGCGCCGAAGAAGCGCCGCTGTGGCAGCGGATTGAACCGCTGTTCGGCGACCAGGCCTGGTGGGTGCGCGATCTGGCCGCCGAACTGGGCGCGGACGAGGCGCGGGTGCGGGCGCTGCTGCGCAAGGCGGCCCAGCTGGGCCACGTCACCGCGGTGGTGGTGGATCGTTACTACCTCAGCCGCCGCATCGAACAGTTCGCCGCGCTGATCCGCCAGCTCGACGCGGAGCAGGGCAGCGCCAACGCCGCCGACTTCCGCGATCGGCTCGGCGTCGGCCGCAAGCTGGCGATCCAGGTGCTGGAGTTCTTCGACCGCAGCGGCTTTACCCGCCGCAAGGGCAACCAGCACCTGCTGCGCGATCGCGGGCTGTTTGGCGGTTGA